The Pseudomonas sp. IB20 region CCTTTCCCGGTCTTAACCAAAACTGGCTGAGAGTCGACGGACTTGGCCGCCTCCAGGTCACCGAGGCTGTCGCCGACGAACCATATCCCAGCCAAGGGCACCTTGTAATGTTCTGCAATGGTTTTCAACATGCCAGGCTTGGGTTTGCGGCAATCGCAGCCCTCGTCCGGCCCGTGGGGGCAGTACACCACCAACCCCACCTCACCGCCCTGCTCGGCCACCAACGTGCGCAAGCGCGCGTGCATGGCGTCCAGGGTGGCGATGTCGTAATAGCCACGGGCGATGCCGGACTGGTTGGTGGCGATGGCCACCGTCCAGCCGGCTTTGCTTAACTGCGCGATGGCCTCGATTGAGCCGGGCAGTGGAATCCACTCCGCCACCGACTTGATGTAAGCGTCGGAGTCGTAATTGATTACTCCGTCCCGATCGAGAATCAGCAGTTTCAACATGATCAGCCCAGTACGGAAATGTCAGCGATGTTGATGAACAAGCCACGCAGACGCGCCAACATGGCGTAGCGGTTTTTCCGCACGTCGGCATCTTCGGCATTGATCATCACCGCTTCGAAGAACGCATCCACCGGCTCACGCAAGGTGGCCAGGCGCGCCAGTGCTTCGGCGTAGTTGCGCTCGGCGAGCAGCGGCTTCACCGCGTTTTCTGCCTTGGCGATGGCCGAGTTCAGCGAGAACTCCTTGGCATCGGCGAACAGGCCCGGGTCAACCTCAGCATTGCCGAGGTTGTCGGCCTTGCTCAGCAGGTTCGACACGCGCTTGTTCACGGCGGCCAGTGCATCGGCTTCCGGCAGCTTGCGGAAGGCCTGTACGGCCTGCACACGCTGATCGAAGTCCAGCGCCGAACCCGGCTGTAGGGCGCGTACCGACAGGTACACCGAAACGTCCACGCCTTCGTCTTCGTAACGCGCACGCAGGCGGTCGAACACGAATTCCAGCACTTGCTCGGCCAAACCGGCTTGCTTGACCTTGCCACCAAACTGGCCGACCGCAAACACCACGGCCTGGGTCAGGTCGAGGTCGAGTTTCTTGTCGATCAGGATGCGCAGCACGCCCAGGGCGGCACGGCGCAGGGCATACGGGTCTTTACTGCCGGTAGGCAGCATGCCGATGCCGAAGATACCCACGAGGGTGTCCAGCTTGTCGGCGATGGCCACGGCCGCACCGGTCAGGGTGGTCGGCAGTTCAGCACCGGCACCGCGCGGCATGTACTGCTCGTTCAGCGCCAGGGCCACATCGTCCGGCTCGCCGTCGTTGAGGGCGTAGTAGTAACCGGCAACACCTTGCATCTCCGGGAACTCGCCAACCATCTCGGTGGCCAGGTCGCACTTGGACAGCAGGCCTGCACGCGCAGACCAGGCGGCATCACCACCAATGCGCGGCGCGATGTAGGCGGCCAGCTTGGAAACACGTACGGCTTTGTCGTAGACGCTGCCGAGTTTTTCCTGGAACACCACGTTTTGCAGGCGCAGGTTGAAGTCTTCCAGCTTCTGCTTCTTGTCTTGCTTGAAGAAGAACTCGGCGTCGGTCAGGCGCGGGCGCACGACTTTCTCGTTACCGGCGATGATCTGCTGCGGGTCCTTGCTTTCGATGTTGGCCACGGTGATAAAGCGCGGCAGCAACTTGCCGTCCACGTCCAGCAGGCAGAAATACTTCTGGTTGTCCTGCATGGTGGTGATCAGGGCTTCTTGCGGCACATCGAGGAAACGCTCTTCGAACGAGCACACCAGCGGCACCGGCCATTCAACCAGTGCGGTCACTTCGTCAAGCAGGCTTGGCGGCACGATGGCAGTGCCTTCCTGCTGGCGAGCCAGCTCTTCGGTGCGCTTGCTGATCAGCTCACGACGCTCGTTGGCATCGGCCAGCACGTAAGCGGCGCGCAGGTCGGCGGCATAGTTGGCGGGCGAGGTGATACGCACCGCTTCTGGGTGATGGAAACGGTGGCCACGGGAATCACGGCCAGCCGTCTGGGCAAGGATCGTGCAGTCGATCACTTGGTCACCCAGCAGCATCACCAGCCATTGGGTTGGGCGTACGAACTCTTCCTTACGCGCACCCCAGCGCATGCGCTTAGGGATCGGCAGGTCGTTCAGGGAATCTTCAACGATGGTCGGCAACAGGCTCGCCGTCGGCTTACCGGTGATGACCTGGCTGAAACGCAGTTTCGGGCCGCTCTGGTCGATCTCGCTCAGCTCGACGCCGCACTTCTTGGCAAAACCCAAGGCTGCTTGAGTCGGGTTGCCTTGCGCATCGAAAGCGGCTTGGCGCGGCGGGCCGTCGAGGTTGATGCTGCGGTCCGGCTGCTGGGTTTCCAGCGCGGTCAGCAACACCGCCAGGCGACGTGGCGCGGCATAGACTTTCTTCGCCGCGAATTTCAAGCCGGCGCTGTGCAGGCCTTTTTCGATACCGGCCAGGAACGCGTCGGCCAGGGTGTTGAGTGCCTTGGGTGGCAGCTCTTCAGTGCCCAGTTCAACCAGGAAATCTTGAGCACTCATTGTGCAGCCTCCAGCTTAGCCAACACTTCATCACGCAAATCCGGGGTTGCCATCGGGAAGCCCAGCTTGGCGCGAGCCAGCAGGTAGGCTTGGGCGACGGAACGTGCCAGGGTGCGTACACGCAGGATGTATTGCTGGCGCGCGGTAACCGAGATGGCACGGCGAGCATCCAGCAGGTTGAAGGTATGGGACGCCTTCAACACCATTTCATAGCTTGGCAACGGCAGCGGCTGGTCGAGTTCGATCAGGCGCTTGGCTTCGCTTTCATAGAAGTCGAACAGTTCGAACAGCTTCTCGACGTTGGCGTGTTCGAAGTTGTAAGTCGATTGCTCCACTTCGTTCTGGTGGAACACATCGCCATACGTCACTTTGCCGAACGGGCCGTCAGCCCATACCAGGTCGTAGACCGAATCCACGCCTTGCAGGTACATGGCCAGGCGCTCGAGGCCGTAAGTGATCTCGCCGGTCACCGGGTAGCACTCGATGCCGCCCGCTTGCTGGAAGTAAGTGAACTGCGTCACTTCCATGCCGTTGAGCCAGACTTCCCAGCCCAGGCCCCAGGCGCCCAGCGTTGGCGACTCCCAGTTGTCTTCGACGAAACGGATGTCGTGCACCAGAGGGTCAAGGCCGACATGTTTCAGCGAGCCCAGGTACAGCTCCTGGAAGTTGTCCGGGTTCGGCTTCAGTACCACCTGGAACTGGTAGTAGTGCTGCAGACGGTTCGGGTTTTCGCCGTAGCGGCCGTCAGTCGGGCGACGACTGGGCTGCACATAAGCGGCGTTCCAGGTTTCCGGGCCGATGGCCCGCAGGAATGTTGCGGTGTGGAAAGTGCCGGCGCCTACTTCCATATCGTAGGGCTGAAGTACCACACAACCTTGCTCGGCCCAGTATTGCTGGAGGGCGAGGATCAAGTCTTGGAAGGTACGCACGGCTGGCGTAGGCTGGCTCACGAAATTCACCTGTTACTTGGGCTGCGATTTAAAGAGCGGGAGTATACCCGATTCGGCCCTGCCACCACTCCCTGGAGCCTTATGCCACGCTGCTTTTGGTGTTCTGAAGATCCGCTGTACATGGCTTATCACGATCAGGAGTGGGGAACGCCGCTGCGCGATGCGCAGGGTCTGTTCGAGTTGCTTTTGCTCGAAGGGTTCCAGGCGGGCCTGTCCTGGATCACTGTTTTACGCAAACGCGAACATTATCGAAAGGTCTTGTTCGGCTTTGATGCACCGCGTTTAGCCAAGCTGACCGATGCTGAAATTGAAGCACTGATGCTCGACCCGGGTATCGTACGCAATCGTCTGAAGCTCAATGCTACCCGCCGCAATGCCGCGGCCTGGCTGGCGCTGGAAGACCCGGTGGGCTTGCTCTGGTCGTTTGTCGGCGGCGTGCCCAAGGTCAATCACTTTACGGATCGCAGCCAGGTCCCGGCTATCACGCCAGAGGCCGAAGCCATGAGCCGTGCCTTGAAAAAAGCCGGTTTCACGTTCGTCGGGCCGACCATTTGCTACGCGTTCATGCAGGCCTCGGGGATGGTCATGGATCACACCCAGGACTGCGACCGTTACGCGGACTTGGCCAACGCCGGTTAGAATGGCGGCTTTGCGCACCACACACGATCAGGAGTGACCTGTGGAAAAGTTTAAAGGCGCCTTGCTGGTAGGCGCTCTTCGGTTGTTTGCCCTGTTGCCTTGGCGCGCTGTTCAAGCCGTCGGCACGGCGATTGGCTGGATCATGTGGAAAACCCCCAACCGCTCCCGCGAGACGGTGCGGATCAACCTCTCCAAGTGCTTCCCGGACATGGACCCGGCCGCGCGTGAGCGCCTGGTTGGCCAGAGCCTGATGGACATCGGCAAGTCCCTGACCGAAAGCGCCTGCGCCTGGATCTGGCCGGCCCAGCGCTCCATCGACCTGGTGCGTGAAGTCGAAGGCCTGGAAGTGCTGCATGAGGCCCTGGCCTCGGGCAAAGGCGTGGTCGGCATCACCAGCCACCTGGGCAACTGGGAAGTGTTGAACCACTTCTATTGCAACCAGTGCAAACCGATCATTTTCTACCGCCCGCCCAAGCTCAAGGCCGTGGACGACTTGCTGCGCAAACAGCGTGTGCAACTGGGCAACCGTGTAGCCGCGTCGACCAAGGAAGGCATTCTGAGTGTGATCAAGGAAGTGCGCAAAGGTGGCCAGGTGGGTATTCCTGCCGACCCGGAGCCGGCGGAATCGGCCGGTATCTTCGTGCCGTTTTTCGCCACCCAGGCACTGACCAGCAAGTTTGTGCCGAACATGCTCGCGGGCCATAAGGCCGTGGGCGTGTTCCTGCATGCGCTGCGGCTGCCGGACGGTTCGGGCTACAAAGTGATCCTCGAAGCGGCGCCGGAAGACATGTACAGCACCGACACAGCCACGTCCTGCGCGGCGATGAGCAAAGTGGTGGAGCGGTATGTCGGGGCTTATCCGAGCCAGTACATGTGGAGCATGAAGCGCTTCAAGAAACGCCCACCGGGTGAGGCGCGGTGGTACTGATATACGACTGACTTACGGTCGATGCAAAACCAATGTGGGAGCGGGCTTGCTCGCGAATGCGGTGTATCAGACACACATTAGGTGGCTGACACTATGCCTTCGCGAGCAAGCCCGCTCCCACATTTGGTTCCGATTAAGCCTGGCGGTCGAGTTTCTTCAGGAACACCGTCATCTCTTTTTCGGCCTGCTTGTCGCCATGGGCCTGGGCCGCTTCGATGCCCTTCTCCCAAGCGTTACGTGCTGCGGCGCTATCGCCCAACCCTTGCTGCGCCTTGCCCAACAACTTCCACGCCGCCGAATACTTCGGGTCAAACTCGACACACTTTTGCAAATGCTCTGCCGCCTTGGCGTTGTCCTTCACGTCCAGATAACCCTTGCCCAAGCCAAAGCGTAGCAACGAATTATCCACACCCTTGGCGAGCATTTTTTCCAGGGATTCGAGCATGGCTGTGTGTCCTTTAGCTAGGTAGGGCTTTCAATATCGTTATCGCGGGCAAGCCCACTCCCACAGTAGGAACGCGATCGCCTGTGGGAGCGGGCTTGCCCGCGATGACGGCGGCAGGCTCACCTGAATGTTTTGATCAGAAGAAGCTCAACCCCACGTGGAACAGCTTCTCCACATCGCGGATATGTTTCTTATCCACCAGAAACAGGATCACATGGTCACCCGTGGCGATCACGGTGTCGTCATGGGCGATGATCACCTCTTCGTCACGAATAATCGCACCAATGGTGGTGCCCGGCGGCAGGCCGATGTCGCGGATGGCCTTGCCAATCACCTTGCTCGATTTCGAATCGCCATGGGCAATCGCCTCGATGGCTTCCGCCGCGCCCCGGCGCAGGGAGTGCACGCTGACGATATCGCCACGGCGCACGTGGGTGAGTAAGGTGCCGATGGTCGCCAACTGCGGGCTGATGGCGATGTCGATATCACCGCCCTGGATCAGGTCGACATAGGCCGGGTTGTTGATGATGGTCATCACCTTCTTCGCCCCCAGCCGCTTGGCTAACAGCGAGGACATGATGTTGGCCTCGTCATCGTTGGTCAGGGCCAGGAAGATATCGGCGTCGGCGATGTTCTCTTCCATCAACAGGTCGCGGTCCGAGGCGCTGCCTTGCAGTACGACGGTGCTGTCCAGGGTGTCGGACAAATGCCGGCAACGTGCCGGGCTCATCTCGATGATCTTCACTTGGTAGCGGCTCTCGATGGCCTCGGCCAAACGCTCGCCGATTTGCCCACCGCCGGCGATGACGATGCGTTTGTAAGTCTCATCCAAACGGCGCATTTCGCTCATCACCGCGCGAATATTCGCTTTGGCGGCGATGAAAAACACTTCGTCGTCTGCTTCGATCACCGTATCGCCCTGAGGCAGGATCGGCCGGTCGCGACGGAAAATCGCCGCTACGCGGGTTTCCACATTCGGCATGTGTTCGCGCAGCTGGCGCAATTGCTGGCCCACCAGCGGGCCGCCGTAATAGGCTTTTACAGCGACCAATTGCGCCTTGCCTTCGGCGAAGTCGATCACCTGCAAGGCACCCGGAATTTCGATCAGGCGCTTGATGTAGTGGGTCACTACTTGCTCAGGGCTGATCAGCACGTCCACGGGAATCGCGTCGTTGTCGAAAAGCCCTGCACGGGTCAGGTAGGCCGCCTCACGGACGCGGGCGATCTTGGTCGGCGTGTGAAACAGGGTGTGAGCGACCTGGCAGGCGACCATGTTGGTCTCGTCGCTGTTGGTCACCGCCACCAGCATGTCGGCATCGTCGGCACCGGCCTGGCGCAGCACCGTCGGGAATGACGCGCGGCCTTGCACGGTGCGGATGTCCAGGCGGTCGCCGAGGTTACGCAGGCGCTCGGCATCAGTGTCGACCACGGTGATGTCGTTGGCTTCGCTGGCCAAATGTTCGGCCAGCGTGCCGCCAACCTGCCCTGCTCCAAGGATGATGATTTTCATCCGGTCACTCCCTTAAAACCATTAGCCGCGCGCGGCGGCAATCTTGATCAGTTTGGCGTAGTAGAAGCCATCGTGTCCGCCTTCCTGTGCGAGCAACTGGCGGCCGTGGGGCTGCTTGATGCCGGCTGCCGTGGCGAGGTCCAGTTCGCGCGCGCCGCTGGTGCGCGCGAGGAAGGCTTCGATCACCTCGGTGTTCTCGGTGGGCAAGGTGGAGCACGTGGCGTAGAGCAGGATGCCGCCCACTTCCAGGGTTGGCCACAGGGCGTCGAGCAGTTCGCCTTGCAGCACGGCCAGGGCGGCGATGTCGTCGGGTTGGCGGGTCAGCTTGATGTCCGGGTGGCGGCGGATGACGCCGGTGGCGGAACAGGGTGCATCGAGCAGGATGCGCTGGAAGGGTTTGCCGTCCCACCAGGTGGCGGTGTCGCGGCCATCGGCGGCGATCAGGTCGGCGCTCAGCCCCAGGCGCGCGAGGTTTTCGCGCACGCGCACCAGGCGCTTGGCTTCAAGGTCGACAGCAACCACACCGGCGAGGTCTTTTTCGACTTCCAGAATGTGACAGGTCTTACCGCCCGGTGCGCAGCAGGCATCAAGCACGCGCTGGCCGGGCGCCAGGTCGAGCAGGTCGGCGGCCAATTGCGCGGCTTCGTCCTGCACGCTGATCCAGCCTTCGGCAAAGCCCGGCAAGGCGCGCACGTCGGTGGCCGCTTCCAGCACGATGCCGTCGGGGCTGTACACGCACGGCGTGGCGTTGATGCCGGCGGCGGTGAGCAATTGCAGATAAGCGTCACGGCTGTGATGACGACGGTTGACCCGCAGGATCATCGGCGGATGCGCATTGTTGGCCGCGCAAATGGCTTCCCATTGCTCAGGCCAGAAGGCTTTCAGGGATTTTTGCAGCCAGCGCGGGTGAGCGGTGCGCACCACCGGGTCATGTTCCAGCTCGGCCAGCAGCGCTTCGCTCTCGCGCTGGGCGCGGCGCAGCACGGCGTTGAGCAGGGCCTTGGCCCAAGGCTTTTTGAGCTTGTCGGCGCAACCGACGGTTTCACCGATGGCGGCGTGGGCCGGCACGCGGGTGTAGAGCAACTGATAAAGA contains the following coding sequences:
- the gmhB gene encoding D-glycero-beta-D-manno-heptose 1,7-bisphosphate 7-phosphatase, yielding MMLKLLILDRDGVINYDSDAYIKSVAEWIPLPGSIEAIAQLSKAGWTVAIATNQSGIARGYYDIATLDAMHARLRTLVAEQGGEVGLVVYCPHGPDEGCDCRKPKPGMLKTIAEHYKVPLAGIWFVGDSLGDLEAAKSVDSQPVLVKTGKGEKTQAKNLPVGTLIFDDLAAVAAELINN
- the glyS gene encoding glycine--tRNA ligase subunit beta, with translation MSAQDFLVELGTEELPPKALNTLADAFLAGIEKGLHSAGLKFAAKKVYAAPRRLAVLLTALETQQPDRSINLDGPPRQAAFDAQGNPTQAALGFAKKCGVELSEIDQSGPKLRFSQVITGKPTASLLPTIVEDSLNDLPIPKRMRWGARKEEFVRPTQWLVMLLGDQVIDCTILAQTAGRDSRGHRFHHPEAVRITSPANYAADLRAAYVLADANERRELISKRTEELARQQEGTAIVPPSLLDEVTALVEWPVPLVCSFEERFLDVPQEALITTMQDNQKYFCLLDVDGKLLPRFITVANIESKDPQQIIAGNEKVVRPRLTDAEFFFKQDKKQKLEDFNLRLQNVVFQEKLGSVYDKAVRVSKLAAYIAPRIGGDAAWSARAGLLSKCDLATEMVGEFPEMQGVAGYYYALNDGEPDDVALALNEQYMPRGAGAELPTTLTGAAVAIADKLDTLVGIFGIGMLPTGSKDPYALRRAALGVLRILIDKKLDLDLTQAVVFAVGQFGGKVKQAGLAEQVLEFVFDRLRARYEDEGVDVSVYLSVRALQPGSALDFDQRVQAVQAFRKLPEADALAAVNKRVSNLLSKADNLGNAEVDPGLFADAKEFSLNSAIAKAENAVKPLLAERNYAEALARLATLREPVDAFFEAVMINAEDADVRKNRYAMLARLRGLFINIADISVLG
- the glyQ gene encoding glycine--tRNA ligase subunit alpha produces the protein MSQPTPAVRTFQDLILALQQYWAEQGCVVLQPYDMEVGAGTFHTATFLRAIGPETWNAAYVQPSRRPTDGRYGENPNRLQHYYQFQVVLKPNPDNFQELYLGSLKHVGLDPLVHDIRFVEDNWESPTLGAWGLGWEVWLNGMEVTQFTYFQQAGGIECYPVTGEITYGLERLAMYLQGVDSVYDLVWADGPFGKVTYGDVFHQNEVEQSTYNFEHANVEKLFELFDFYESEAKRLIELDQPLPLPSYEMVLKASHTFNLLDARRAISVTARQQYILRVRTLARSVAQAYLLARAKLGFPMATPDLRDEVLAKLEAAQ
- a CDS encoding DNA-3-methyladenine glycosylase I, with the protein product MPRCFWCSEDPLYMAYHDQEWGTPLRDAQGLFELLLLEGFQAGLSWITVLRKREHYRKVLFGFDAPRLAKLTDAEIEALMLDPGIVRNRLKLNATRRNAAAWLALEDPVGLLWSFVGGVPKVNHFTDRSQVPAITPEAEAMSRALKKAGFTFVGPTICYAFMQASGMVMDHTQDCDRYADLANAG
- a CDS encoding lysophospholipid acyltransferase; amino-acid sequence: MEKFKGALLVGALRLFALLPWRAVQAVGTAIGWIMWKTPNRSRETVRINLSKCFPDMDPAARERLVGQSLMDIGKSLTESACAWIWPAQRSIDLVREVEGLEVLHEALASGKGVVGITSHLGNWEVLNHFYCNQCKPIIFYRPPKLKAVDDLLRKQRVQLGNRVAASTKEGILSVIKEVRKGGQVGIPADPEPAESAGIFVPFFATQALTSKFVPNMLAGHKAVGVFLHALRLPDGSGYKVILEAAPEDMYSTDTATSCAAMSKVVERYVGAYPSQYMWSMKRFKKRPPGEARWY
- the trkA gene encoding Trk system potassium transporter TrkA, coding for MKIIILGAGQVGGTLAEHLASEANDITVVDTDAERLRNLGDRLDIRTVQGRASFPTVLRQAGADDADMLVAVTNSDETNMVACQVAHTLFHTPTKIARVREAAYLTRAGLFDNDAIPVDVLISPEQVVTHYIKRLIEIPGALQVIDFAEGKAQLVAVKAYYGGPLVGQQLRQLREHMPNVETRVAAIFRRDRPILPQGDTVIEADDEVFFIAAKANIRAVMSEMRRLDETYKRIVIAGGGQIGERLAEAIESRYQVKIIEMSPARCRHLSDTLDSTVVLQGSASDRDLLMEENIADADIFLALTNDDEANIMSSLLAKRLGAKKVMTIINNPAYVDLIQGGDIDIAISPQLATIGTLLTHVRRGDIVSVHSLRRGAAEAIEAIAHGDSKSSKVIGKAIRDIGLPPGTTIGAIIRDEEVIIAHDDTVIATGDHVILFLVDKKHIRDVEKLFHVGLSFF
- the rsmB gene encoding 16S rRNA (cytosine(967)-C(5))-methyltransferase RsmB yields the protein MNPRLAAAKALAAVLNGKASLNSSLPTQMDKVEDRDRGFTQDLAFGTARWQPRLSALAAKLLQKPFKAADADVEALLLVGLYQLLYTRVPAHAAIGETVGCADKLKKPWAKALLNAVLRRAQRESEALLAELEHDPVVRTAHPRWLQKSLKAFWPEQWEAICAANNAHPPMILRVNRRHHSRDAYLQLLTAAGINATPCVYSPDGIVLEAATDVRALPGFAEGWISVQDEAAQLAADLLDLAPGQRVLDACCAPGGKTCHILEVEKDLAGVVAVDLEAKRLVRVRENLARLGLSADLIAADGRDTATWWDGKPFQRILLDAPCSATGVIRRHPDIKLTRQPDDIAALAVLQGELLDALWPTLEVGGILLYATCSTLPTENTEVIEAFLARTSGARELDLATAAGIKQPHGRQLLAQEGGHDGFYYAKLIKIAAARG